The following proteins are encoded in a genomic region of Alistipes shahii WAL 8301:
- a CDS encoding type B 50S ribosomal protein L31, whose protein sequence is MKKGIHPENYRLVAFKDMSNDVVFLCRSAVSTKETIEVNGETYPVYKMEISNTSHPFYTGKMKLVDTAGRVDKFMSRYAKRYDKKNAK, encoded by the coding sequence ATGAAAAAGGGTATTCATCCGGAGAATTATCGTTTGGTGGCGTTCAAGGACATGTCCAACGACGTCGTGTTTTTGTGTCGGTCCGCCGTTTCGACAAAAGAGACCATCGAAGTGAACGGCGAAACCTATCCCGTGTATAAGATGGAAATTTCCAACACCTCGCACCCGTTCTACACCGGTAAGATGAAGTTGGTTGACACCGCTGGTCGCGTCGATAAGTTTATGAGCCGTTACGCAAAACGCTACGATAAGAAGAATGCGAAGTAA
- a CDS encoding sugar phosphate isomerase/epimerase family protein: protein MKKRILFTAAALVCAANLTAQCLGVGSSTSSMSPEEMAAAAKAGVEYVEIGISGRGTVAEIREKALHAKRMADEAGLKVWSCHLPFSRKLDISVLNDSARMANLEFLTEMIAICGEVGPEKLVLHPSSEPIADGEREQRIRNSIASIGILRREAARIGAQLCIEDLPRTCLGRNSAELLRIIAPYPEVKICFDTNHLLSEDLLHFVEACGDRIATVHVSDYDMVDERHWLPGKGKIDWPALYGALMKAGYKGVFMYELKRGEGSFGEMVAIYEKLASDAAKLE, encoded by the coding sequence ATGAAAAAAAGAATTCTGTTTACGGCAGCGGCGCTGGTGTGCGCCGCCAACCTGACGGCCCAGTGTCTCGGCGTCGGAAGCTCGACCAGCAGCATGAGCCCCGAGGAGATGGCCGCCGCCGCGAAGGCCGGCGTGGAGTATGTCGAAATCGGCATCAGCGGCCGCGGGACCGTGGCTGAAATCCGCGAGAAGGCGCTGCACGCCAAACGCATGGCCGACGAGGCCGGTCTGAAGGTCTGGTCGTGCCACCTCCCGTTCTCCCGCAAGCTGGACATCTCGGTGCTGAACGACAGCGCCCGCATGGCCAACCTCGAATTCCTGACCGAAATGATCGCGATCTGCGGCGAAGTGGGACCGGAGAAACTGGTGCTGCATCCCAGTTCCGAACCGATTGCGGACGGGGAGCGCGAGCAGCGTATCCGGAACAGCATCGCTTCGATCGGCATATTGCGCAGGGAGGCGGCGCGGATCGGCGCGCAGCTGTGCATCGAGGATCTGCCCCGCACGTGCCTCGGGCGGAACTCGGCCGAGCTGCTGCGCATCATCGCCCCTTATCCCGAGGTGAAAATCTGTTTCGACACGAACCACCTGCTTTCGGAGGACCTGCTGCACTTCGTCGAGGCGTGCGGCGACCGGATTGCGACCGTCCATGTCTCGGATTACGACATGGTCGATGAACGTCACTGGCTTCCGGGCAAGGGCAAGATCGACTGGCCCGCGCTGTACGGGGCGCTGATGAAGGCCGGTTACAAGGGCGTCTTCATGTACGAGCTGAAACGCGGCGAGGGATCGTTCGGCGAAATGGTCGCCATCTACGAAAAGCTGGCCTCCGACGCGGCGAAGCTGGAATAA